The Anoxybacillus amylolyticus DNA segment CTCGGAAAAATAGAGATAGTAGATGAGCAGACGATCGAAGCCGTCAATCGGTACAAACAGACCAATTACTTAGCTGCGCCGACGTTATTTATCGAACTAAGCGGCAGCGCCACAACTGTTAAAGAAGGAACGGAAATCGTCCGACAATTGTGTGAAGAGGGGCAATGCGTGGCGTTTCAAACCGAAGACGACTCCATCGCCCGCGCGGCGTTATGGGAAGCGCGCCATCACGCGGCGTTTGCCATTCAAGCCGCCTATCCGAAAAAAGCGCTGTTGTCGACCGATGTTTGCGTGCCGATTTCTGAACTTGCGGAAGCCATTCAAAAAACGCGCCAACTCGTTGAGGAACATGGGCTGACTGCAGCTATTTTCGGTCACGTTGGCGATGGGAATTATCATACAGTACTCGCTTTTGATCCGAACGATGCCGAAGAAGTAACACGTATTGAAACAATTCACGAACACATCGTCCGTTATGCATTAGCGCGCGGCGGAACATGTACAGGCGAGCACGGAATCGGGATTGGAAAACGCCGCTTTTTGTACGAAGAACATGGCGATTCTGTCATGCTGATGAAAGGAATTAAACAATTATTTGACCCAAACGGCATTTTAAACCCGGGGAAAATTTTTATATGAGAAAAGCAAGCTGTGTGGCATTCGTTCACACAGCTTTTTGCTTTACGGTTGCCGTTATTAAAAAAATGACAACAATGTGTCAGACAAAATGATATTTACTTTACATTGAAACAACACTGTAAGCGCTTTAAGATGAAGCTATAGCAACACCAATTTATGAGGAGGAACAAAGATGGAAAATCAAACAGGCTTTCGCGTGAAAGTGCAGCGCTTTGGTAGCTATTTAAGCGGCATGATTATGCCAAATATCGGTGCATTTATCGCTTGGGGGATTATTACCGCATTATTTATTCCAACTGGATGGTTACCGAACGAATCGTTTGCGAAACTTGTCGGACCGATGATTACGTATTTATTGCCATTATTAATCGGTTATACAGGCGGGAAAATGATTTACGACGTTCGCGGCGGTGTCGTCGGGGCAACGGCGACGATGGGGGTTGTTGTCGGTGCTGACGTTCCGATGTTTTTAGGCGCCATGATTATGGGGCCGCTTGGCGGATACTTAATCAAAAAATTTGACGAACTCATTCATGGAAAAGTAAAACAAGGGTTTGAAATGTTAGTCAACAACTTCTCTGCCGGAATTCTCGGTGGGTTGTTAACGCTTATTGCGTTTAAAGGAGTTGGACCTGTCGTATTAGGATTAAACAAAACGTTAGCAGCTGGCGTCGAAGCGATTGTGAACATGAAATTGTTACCGCTTGCGAACCTTTTCATCGAGCCAGCAAAAGTGCTCTTTTTAAATAACGCCATCAACCATGGAATTTTAAGCCCGCTCGGCGTAGAGCAAGCAGCAAAAGCAGGGAAATCGATTTTATTCTTATTGGAAACAAACCCAGGACCAGGACTTGGTATTTTGTTAGCATATTGGTTATTTGGTAAAGGAATGGCGAAACAATCAGCACCTGGTGCAGTGATTATCCATTTTCTTGGTGGAATTCATGAAATTTATTTTCCGTACATTTTAATGAGACCGATTTTAATTTTAGCAGCAATGGCTGGTGGCGTGAGCGGTGTGTTCACCTTTACGATTTTCAACGCAGGGCTTGTCGCCGTTCCGTCGCCAGGAAGTATTTTCGCCCTTCTTGCGATGACACCGCGCGGAAACTACTTAGGAGTATTAGCGGGTGTGTTTGTCGCAGCAGCCGTATCGTTCCTTGTCGCTTCGTTCTTCTTAAAAACATCTAAACAAAACGAAGGCGAAGAAGATTTAAGCAAAGCAGCAGAACAAATGCAACAATTAAAGGGAAAGAAAAGCGATGCAGCCGCAATGTTGAAAACAAACGCCGCTCCATCAAACGTGAAAAAAATCGTTTTCGCATGCGATGCCGGCATGGGTTCTAGCGCAATGGGTGCTTCGATCATGCGCAATAAAGTGCAAAAAGCAGGACTAGACATCGAAGTCATCAACACAGCGATTAACCAACTTCCAGCGGACGCAGACGTTGTCATTACGCAACAAACGTTAACCGACCGTGCAAAAGAAAAATTGCCGAACGCTTATCACGTATCAGTCGACAACTTCTTAAGCAGTCCAAAATATGACGAACTTGTTCAAATGATAAAAGAAGGAAAATAATAAACACAAAAAGGTAAGGGTGCGTACTTACCTTTTTGTCTATTTAAAAAATGTCAACAATCAACCGGACGAAACAATGCTTTCTATTGGTTGTGGTTGTTCGGTGAGCGTTTTACAATTGAAGATGAAAGGCGCATATTATATTTAATTTTGTCAACAAATCGTTGCTAAGGAGGTGAACGGTGTGTATATATCGGCAAGAGAGCGGAAAATATTAGACGTTTTATTGTCGCACGAGAAAGGAATTACGGTCGGGGAAATCGCCGCTATGCTTGATGTGAGCGAACGGACGATTCACCGCGATTTAAAAGGGATTGAGCGCCTTTTAGAAGACTACGAACTAGAGCTGGTGAAAAAAGCTGGAGTCGGCATTCAAATTAGCGGAGAGGAAGAGAAAAAACGCGAGCTGCAAATTCGCCTTTTTCACTTATCGCACCCGGAGTATACACCAGAAGAGCGCCAAACGATGATTTTAATTGCATTACTAGAAGCGGTAGAGCCAGTCAAATTGCTATCGCTAGCCAATGATTTAAACGTAACAGTCGCCACCGTCAGCAACGATTTGGACAAAATTCAAGAAGAACTAGCAAAACAAGGGCTTTCGCTCATTCGCAAAAGAGGCTATGGCGTAGAAATTGCTGGGTCAGAAGTAGCGAAGCGGAAAATGATGAGCGAATTGTTGTTCCGCCATTTTGACGAATCGCAATTTCTTTCGTTCATGAAAGAATCGATTCAAAAAAAATCGGTCGATACAATGAACACGGTGACAGAAAAACTGCTTGGACTTGTCGATAAGAAAAAGCTATTTGTCATTGAAGCGCAAATGGAACAAATGAAGGCAGAACTTCCGTTTACCATTGCGGACAGCTCCTATATTGCGCTCGTCATTCATCTTGCGCTTGCGATGGAGCGCATTATGCAAGGAGAGCCGATCAACTTCGAGGCACAATATTTAGAAACGATTCAAACGACAAAAGAATACAAAACAGCAGAAAAAATTGCCCGGTCGT contains these protein-coding regions:
- a CDS encoding PTS mannitol transporter subunit IICB — encoded protein: MENQTGFRVKVQRFGSYLSGMIMPNIGAFIAWGIITALFIPTGWLPNESFAKLVGPMITYLLPLLIGYTGGKMIYDVRGGVVGATATMGVVVGADVPMFLGAMIMGPLGGYLIKKFDELIHGKVKQGFEMLVNNFSAGILGGLLTLIAFKGVGPVVLGLNKTLAAGVEAIVNMKLLPLANLFIEPAKVLFLNNAINHGILSPLGVEQAAKAGKSILFLLETNPGPGLGILLAYWLFGKGMAKQSAPGAVIIHFLGGIHEIYFPYILMRPILILAAMAGGVSGVFTFTIFNAGLVAVPSPGSIFALLAMTPRGNYLGVLAGVFVAAAVSFLVASFFLKTSKQNEGEEDLSKAAEQMQQLKGKKSDAAAMLKTNAAPSNVKKIVFACDAGMGSSAMGASIMRNKVQKAGLDIEVINTAINQLPADADVVITQQTLTDRAKEKLPNAYHVSVDNFLSSPKYDELVQMIKEGK